The genomic segment GGCCGGCGCCTCGGCGGCAGAACTGCGCGCCATTGCCGACAGCACGACGCGACTGCTGTTCGGCTAAAGGCACCGGCATACCGATGTTCGATTTTTTACGGCGATGTCTCGCACGTAAAGGGACTTTTAACGCCTATTGCTCACCTTTCAGTTGTGTAAACTGAGTAAAGGGTATGTCATGGGCCTGTTCCAAAAAACCGACAGCGGCGACGCTGCCATCCTTCAGGCGCTTCAACAGTCGCAGGCGGTGATCGAATTCACGCCAGACGGTATAATCCTTTCAGCCAATTCCAATTTTCTCGACACGGTCGGCTACAGTCTCAGCGAGATCAAGGGCCAGCATCACCGCATCTTCTGCGATGCGATCTATGCCAACAGCGAAGCATACCGTCACTTCTGGCAGCGGCTGGCCGCCGGCGAATTTGTCGCCGACAGCTTCAAGCGCTTTGCCAAGGGCGGGCGCTCCATCTGGCTTCAGGCCACCTACAATCCCGTTCGCGACAAGAATGGCAAGGTGGTGAAGGTCGTCAAATACGCCTCCGACATTACCGGTCAGATGCAGAAGGACATCGATTATCGCGGCAAGATCGAGGCGCTGGATCGCGCCCAGGCGGTGATCGAATTTACACCCGACGGCACCATTCTGACCGCCAATCCCAATTTCCTCGCCGCCGTCGGTTACGATCTCAGCGAGATCAGGGGCCAGCACCATCGCATGTTCTGCGACCGGGACTACGCCAATAGCAGCGAATACCGCCGCTTCTGGCAGGACCTGGCCGCCGGTCATTATCAGGCCGCCGAATATCGCCGGTTGGGCAAGGGGGGGGGCGAGATCTATATTCAGGCGACCTATAACCCCGTACGTGACGATACGGGCGCGGTGGTCAAGGTGGTCAAGTTCGCCACCGACATCACTGCCGCCGTGCATCGTCGTCAGCGCACCGAGGCCCTTAATCAGGAACTGGGCGGGGTGATCGAACGCATTCTGGCCGTCAATGGCCGCACCGGTGAGATCGTTCAGGCGACCGACGACACCGGCGGCATGATCAACACGGTCGCGGCGGCTTCCGAAGAACTGAGCGCCAGCGTTGGCGAAATCTCGCTGGCCATGAATACGGCGCGCGTCGGCGTGCAGAACGTCTTTGAACAGACCCGTCAGGCGACCACTTCCGCCAGCCGGCTCGGGGAATCGGCGGAATCGATGACCCGCGTCGTCAGCCTGATTCAGGAAATCGCCGCCCAGATCAATCTATTGGCGCTGAACGCCACGATCGAGTCGGCACGCGCCGGCGAGGCCGGGCGCGGCTTTGCGGTCGTCGCCTCCGAGGTCAAGACGCTGGCCAATCAGGCCGGGCGTTCGACCCAGACCATCACCGATGAAATTACCCGCATGCAGGCGGCCACAGGTGAGGTGACGTCGACCCTGGGGCATATTTCGGACGCCATGACCGGCGTGCTGGACAATGTCGGTTCGGTTGCCGCGGCTCTGGAACAGCAGAACGCCGCCACCAACGCGATCAGCGCCGACATGCAGGGCGCGGTGAGTGCCGTCGGTCGCATCACCGAGTCGATCGAGGATATTTCGACCGCTTTCCTGCAGGTGGCCGATGCCTCCGAAGCCGTGCGCAAACAGATGGGTGAACTGGCAGCGTGATTGAAAAAACCATCTCTAATCAAAGGATAGTCAGAATAACTTCATCTGAGGGTCACCGCCGCGAAACTGCGTGCAATCGAGCGGCGTGCGCGGGGCATTGAGACCGTAGCGGCGCACGGCCAGTTCGTAGCGCTGTTTCAAAAGATCGGCTTCCAGCCCGGTGCCGGTCATGCGCGTCTTGAAATTCGGGTCGTTGAGCTTGCCCCCGCGCAGGGCGCGGATGCGGTTCAGCACCCGTTCGGCGCGGTCGGGGAAGTTGAGCCTCAGCCAGTCCTCGAACAGCAGTTTGATCTCGTGCGGCAGACGCACCGGGATATAGCCGCCGCGGATCGCACCGGCCTCAGCGCCGGCCTTGAGAATGTTTTCCAGTTCATGGCAGGTGAGGCCAGGGATCAGCGGCGCGGCCAGCACGCTGACGCGAATCCCGGCCCGGCTGAGCGCGCAGATGGTCTCGATGCGTTTTGAAGGCGTGGCGGCACGCGGCTCCATCACCCGCGCGATATTGCGGTCGAGCGTGGTCACCGAAAGAGTGGCCGAGAACAGGTTGGCGGCGGCCATCGGCGCTAAGATGTCGAGGTCGCGCAGGATCAGGGCCGACTTGGTGACGATATGCACCGGGTGGCGGAACTCCCACAGCACTTCCAGCAGCCGTCGCGTCAGACGTTCCGAGCGTTCGATCGGCTGATAGGCGTCGGTATTGATGCCCAGCGCCAGAGGGGCGGCGCGATATTTCGGGTGCGACAACTCCTCGCGCAGCCGTTCGGGGGCATCGGGCTTGCGGAAGATGCGCGTTTCAAAATCCAGCCCCGGCGACAGGTCGAGATAGGCGTGTGTCGGTCGCGCAAAGCAGTAGACGCAGCCGTGTTCGCAGCCCTTGTACGGATTGATCGAGCGGCTGGAGCCGACATCGGGCGAGTCGTTATAGCTGATGATCCTGCGCACCGAATCGATGCCCAGCACGGTTTTGATGCGCTCGACGTCCTGAGCGTCTTCGATCTCCCAGCCGTCGGTAGCCTCGTAACGATCCGGTGCATCGAAACGCCCGCTCAGCCGGTTGGACACCGCGCCGCGCCCCTTGCGCACGCGGTCGGGCAGGGCGGTCTCATCCCTAATCGGATCGGTGCGCAGGGTGGGGAGGGGTTTCGGCGGCATTGAGCGAAACTATCACTCGTTCGGAACAAATCAAGAACATTTTTGATTTGATCCTCAGCACCGAACGTGTAAAATTTTCTTGGGTAAACGTTGTCACATCCTCATTTTGCGGGTTAGAGTGCCGCCGCACATAACCCGCAACAGAGGAAACACCCCATGATGGACCGCCGACAGCTTTTGATGGGCGCCGGAGGCCTGCCGCTGGCCGCCAGCGCCGCGTCCGCGCAAACGACCGGCCAAGCCGCAGGCAAAGCCCTCGGCCAGCCCCTGCCTAACGGTGTCGATCTGCCTGAACCGCCGAAGAAACGTCTTGGCTGGGCCGTGGTCGGCCTCGGCAACTACGCCATCAATCAGGTGATCCCCGGTTTCTTGCAGGCCGACGAATCGCGCCTGACCGCCTTCGTCTCCGGCAATCCGGCCAAGGCCAAAGACCTCGCCGAACGCTACGGCGTGTCGACAATCTACAGCTATGACGATTTCGACAAGATTTCTGCCGACAAGGATATCCACTGCGTCTACATCGTCCTGCCGGTCGGACTGCACGCCGAATACACCATCCGCGCGCTTAAGGCCGGCAAGCACGTGCTCTGCGAAAAGCCCATGGCGTCGACG from the Asticcacaulis sp. AND118 genome contains:
- a CDS encoding PAS domain-containing methyl-accepting chemotaxis protein translates to MGLFQKTDSGDAAILQALQQSQAVIEFTPDGIILSANSNFLDTVGYSLSEIKGQHHRIFCDAIYANSEAYRHFWQRLAAGEFVADSFKRFAKGGRSIWLQATYNPVRDKNGKVVKVVKYASDITGQMQKDIDYRGKIEALDRAQAVIEFTPDGTILTANPNFLAAVGYDLSEIRGQHHRMFCDRDYANSSEYRRFWQDLAAGHYQAAEYRRLGKGGGEIYIQATYNPVRDDTGAVVKVVKFATDITAAVHRRQRTEALNQELGGVIERILAVNGRTGEIVQATDDTGGMINTVAAASEELSASVGEISLAMNTARVGVQNVFEQTRQATTSASRLGESAESMTRVVSLIQEIAAQINLLALNATIESARAGEAGRGFAVVASEVKTLANQAGRSTQTITDEITRMQAATGEVTSTLGHISDAMTGVLDNVGSVAAALEQQNAATNAISADMQGAVSAVGRITESIEDISTAFLQVADASEAVRKQMGELAA
- a CDS encoding PA0069 family radical SAM protein translates to MPPKPLPTLRTDPIRDETALPDRVRKGRGAVSNRLSGRFDAPDRYEATDGWEIEDAQDVERIKTVLGIDSVRRIISYNDSPDVGSSRSINPYKGCEHGCVYCFARPTHAYLDLSPGLDFETRIFRKPDAPERLREELSHPKYRAAPLALGINTDAYQPIERSERLTRRLLEVLWEFRHPVHIVTKSALILRDLDILAPMAAANLFSATLSVTTLDRNIARVMEPRAATPSKRIETICALSRAGIRVSVLAAPLIPGLTCHELENILKAGAEAGAIRGGYIPVRLPHEIKLLFEDWLRLNFPDRAERVLNRIRALRGGKLNDPNFKTRMTGTGLEADLLKQRYELAVRRYGLNAPRTPLDCTQFRGGDPQMKLF